In the genome of Thermotoga sp., one region contains:
- a CDS encoding aldo/keto reductase, whose product MQYRRFGKTGVKTSLLGFGAMRLPVIGEDHSRIDEEKAIEMIRYAIDHGVNYVDTAYPYHGGNSEKVVGKALKDGYREKVFLATKSPVWQVEKHEDFYKYLDEQLERLQTDHVDMYLMHALNKDRWEKIKELRFFEFFEKMKTEGRIKFAGFSFHDRYPVFKEIVDGYDWDFCQIQLNYMDENYQAGVKGLKYAASKGLAVVIMEPLKGGKLARLPKRVMEILERSRRNWSPVELSFRWLGNFPEVSTVLSGMSTLDQVKQNVEIMSRITPNNLTEEDLKMIEEIKRTLESFAVINCTECGYCMPCPNGVDIPGNFRLYNETVMFEDWEGGRRTYRWLESQKSAASSCVECGECLSKCPQKLDIPGLLKKVHKELAEVR is encoded by the coding sequence ATGCAGTACAGGAGGTTCGGAAAAACAGGGGTGAAGACTTCCCTTCTGGGTTTTGGAGCGATGAGACTTCCCGTGATAGGAGAAGACCACTCCAGAATCGACGAAGAAAAGGCAATAGAGATGATCAGATACGCCATCGATCACGGTGTCAACTACGTTGACACGGCCTATCCATATCACGGTGGGAACAGTGAGAAAGTTGTGGGGAAAGCCCTGAAAGACGGTTATCGAGAGAAAGTCTTCCTTGCCACAAAATCTCCCGTCTGGCAGGTGGAAAAGCACGAAGACTTCTACAAATATCTAGACGAACAACTCGAAAGACTCCAAACGGATCACGTGGATATGTACCTGATGCACGCCCTGAACAAGGACAGATGGGAAAAGATAAAAGAACTCAGGTTCTTCGAATTTTTCGAGAAGATGAAGACGGAAGGAAGGATCAAATTTGCCGGTTTTTCTTTTCACGACAGGTATCCTGTTTTTAAAGAGATTGTGGACGGGTACGACTGGGATTTCTGCCAGATACAGCTCAACTACATGGACGAGAACTACCAGGCTGGTGTGAAAGGCCTCAAGTACGCCGCTTCAAAAGGCCTTGCCGTTGTGATCATGGAACCTTTGAAAGGAGGAAAACTCGCAAGACTCCCAAAGAGAGTGATGGAAATTCTTGAAAGATCCAGAAGGAACTGGTCTCCCGTTGAATTGAGTTTCAGATGGCTCGGAAACTTTCCCGAGGTATCAACAGTTCTGAGTGGAATGAGCACACTGGATCAGGTGAAACAGAACGTGGAGATCATGAGCAGAATCACCCCGAACAATCTAACAGAGGAAGACCTGAAAATGATAGAAGAGATAAAGAGAACACTCGAATCTTTCGCAGTTATAAATTGCACAGAATGCGGATACTGCATGCCCTGTCCGAACGGAGTAGACATCCCCGGAAACTTCAGATTGTACAACGAAACCGTGATGTTCGAAGATTGGGAAGGTGGCAGAAGAACGTACAGATGGTTAGAAAGCCAAAAGTCT
- the smc gene encoding chromosome segregation protein SMC: MRLKKLFLKGFKSFGRPSLITFSDQITAIVGPNGSGKSNIIDAIKWVFGEQSKKELRASEKFDMIFSGSENLPPAGAAYVELVFEEDGEEITVARELKRTGENTYYLNGSPVRLKDIKDRFVGTGLGVDFYSIVGQGQIDRVVNASPEELRLLLEEAAGISIYREKKKETEANLEKTKVNLDRVKDVLYERERQMKSLYLRAKRAERYKEYSSQLEKLQKLYYGNVLKREKKKLEFYREEEERTNRKIKEIQKELVELETRWSTLRSEFGEMDQEIERYTKLLEDYKKRQSDLQEMKNLYSSKLANSENRYVEISTRLDELERRKKEYTKRLEEMEYIFKGVAGEYEQKSNELDSLEKEKESILSRFDEKEKEFMRLREEASSMEKQILKMENELLRIGENLEDLEKRRKITENQISARRRELEEKKGEFREISRRAEEFDEEERKLTEELKVVREGIEETERKIRELSHEIENLEKRMRELQFEKEMLEREMKEYRGFSRAVRAVFDEKERFPGLIDVVANLLEVEEEYSLAISVLLGGMSQNIVVKDVDTAKMIVEFMKQNALGRVTILPLDLIDGSFSGVSGLEKERGFIGYAVDLVKLPSDLEVLSGFLFGNSFVVETLDDAIRMKKKYHLNTRIATLGGELISGRGAITGGREERSSNVFERRIRLKHVEQEMEKTEKAILEKKEELASLMTEQEDLKKQETIVQRELFDLSKKSSSTKTVLSEILRSISQLQGEIQNLENLLAEYRAKEEGLKARRERIFKEMDKLKERRKSLQEALSEYSEELEKERKIIDEINEKLFTLKAEVGSLLETKERYEKEMQDARRMIKRSDEEMEHLKSQMGVLEEEMEKYRQAIREHEREIEHLKKEMDSIFETMRLHRTGKEEKMKELQETERRMNDLKEEKEKLRNHLHQVELALQESRMKVANILGEFSGNEEEVEELPDEKLEEIHRSMKDLENKMKYLGPVDLTAIEEYEKLREEYEEILKQKEDLEEAKRKLEGIIEKTDREAESLLFDVYQKVNESFNRLISLLFFGGEGRINIVSEAKSILDAGFEISIRKPGRRDQKLNLLSGGEKALVGIALLFALMEIKPSPFYVLDEVDAPLDDYNAERFKMLLKKNARQTQFIVITHNKIVMEAADLLHGVTMVNGVSAIVPVEVEKILEV; the protein is encoded by the coding sequence TTGAGGTTGAAAAAACTCTTTTTGAAGGGTTTCAAATCGTTCGGCAGGCCTTCCCTGATCACCTTCTCCGATCAGATCACCGCCATTGTCGGGCCGAACGGTAGTGGGAAATCCAACATCATAGATGCCATAAAATGGGTCTTTGGAGAGCAATCAAAGAAAGAGCTGCGCGCAAGTGAGAAATTCGACATGATTTTCTCCGGATCGGAGAACCTACCACCCGCTGGTGCCGCATATGTGGAACTCGTCTTTGAAGAGGATGGTGAAGAGATCACAGTTGCCCGCGAATTGAAAAGAACAGGGGAAAATACCTACTATCTGAACGGTAGTCCTGTCAGGCTCAAGGATATAAAAGATCGCTTTGTGGGTACCGGCCTCGGGGTAGACTTCTACTCCATTGTCGGCCAGGGGCAAATAGATAGGGTGGTCAACGCTTCTCCGGAAGAACTGAGACTTCTTCTAGAAGAAGCCGCAGGTATTTCCATCTACAGGGAGAAAAAGAAGGAAACAGAAGCAAACCTGGAGAAAACAAAGGTCAATCTCGACAGGGTAAAGGATGTCCTGTATGAAAGAGAGCGTCAAATGAAGTCACTATATCTCAGGGCGAAGAGGGCAGAGAGGTACAAAGAGTACTCTTCTCAGCTGGAAAAGCTCCAGAAGCTCTACTATGGAAACGTCCTGAAGAGAGAAAAGAAAAAGCTTGAATTCTATCGAGAGGAAGAAGAAAGGACTAACAGGAAGATAAAGGAGATCCAGAAGGAACTTGTAGAGCTCGAGACAAGATGGAGCACTCTGAGGAGTGAATTCGGGGAGATGGATCAGGAAATAGAGAGGTACACAAAACTACTCGAGGACTACAAAAAAAGGCAGAGTGATCTACAGGAGATGAAGAATCTTTACTCTTCAAAGCTTGCGAATAGTGAAAACAGGTACGTGGAGATCTCTACAAGACTCGATGAGCTGGAAAGGAGAAAGAAAGAGTACACAAAAAGACTGGAAGAGATGGAATACATATTCAAGGGGGTAGCAGGTGAGTATGAGCAAAAGTCGAACGAACTCGATTCTCTGGAAAAGGAGAAAGAATCCATCCTTTCAAGGTTCGATGAGAAAGAAAAAGAATTCATGAGACTCAGAGAAGAAGCTTCAAGCATGGAAAAACAGATCCTCAAGATGGAAAACGAGCTCCTCAGGATCGGTGAAAACCTCGAAGACCTGGAAAAGAGAAGGAAGATCACCGAGAATCAAATCTCTGCAAGAAGAAGAGAGCTCGAGGAAAAGAAAGGAGAATTCAGGGAGATATCCAGGCGTGCGGAAGAGTTCGATGAAGAAGAAAGGAAACTCACCGAAGAACTAAAGGTCGTTCGAGAGGGTATTGAAGAAACAGAGAGAAAGATCAGAGAACTCTCTCATGAAATAGAAAACCTGGAAAAGAGAATGAGAGAACTTCAGTTCGAAAAAGAAATGCTGGAAAGGGAAATGAAGGAATACAGAGGTTTTTCCAGAGCGGTGAGGGCCGTTTTCGACGAGAAAGAAAGATTCCCAGGACTCATCGACGTGGTAGCGAACCTTCTCGAAGTGGAAGAGGAGTATTCACTCGCCATCAGTGTCCTTCTCGGTGGGATGTCACAAAACATCGTTGTGAAGGACGTGGACACGGCGAAGATGATCGTTGAGTTCATGAAACAAAACGCATTGGGAAGAGTTACCATACTCCCACTCGACCTGATAGATGGGTCTTTCAGCGGAGTGTCCGGGCTGGAAAAAGAAAGAGGGTTCATCGGTTACGCCGTCGATCTGGTGAAACTTCCTTCTGATCTGGAAGTGCTCTCAGGATTTTTGTTTGGAAATTCCTTCGTTGTGGAGACACTTGACGATGCGATAAGGATGAAAAAGAAGTACCATCTCAACACGAGAATTGCAACACTGGGCGGGGAGCTGATAAGTGGAAGGGGTGCCATCACGGGTGGAAGAGAAGAAAGATCGAGCAACGTTTTCGAGAGGCGAATAAGATTGAAACACGTGGAGCAGGAGATGGAAAAGACAGAAAAAGCGATCCTTGAAAAGAAGGAAGAACTCGCTTCTTTGATGACAGAACAGGAAGACCTGAAAAAACAGGAAACGATCGTCCAGAGGGAACTCTTTGATCTCTCCAAGAAATCTTCTTCAACGAAGACGGTTCTCTCTGAAATACTGAGATCCATAAGCCAGCTGCAGGGCGAAATACAGAATCTCGAAAATCTCCTCGCAGAATACAGAGCAAAGGAGGAAGGTCTGAAAGCAAGAAGAGAGAGGATCTTCAAGGAAATGGACAAGCTGAAAGAGCGCAGAAAATCGCTCCAGGAGGCACTTTCTGAGTATTCCGAGGAACTGGAAAAAGAAAGAAAGATCATCGATGAAATAAACGAAAAGCTCTTCACCCTCAAAGCGGAAGTGGGAAGCCTTCTTGAAACCAAAGAACGTTACGAAAAAGAGATGCAAGACGCAAGGAGAATGATAAAACGTTCTGATGAAGAGATGGAACACCTGAAATCCCAGATGGGAGTACTCGAGGAAGAGATGGAGAAGTACAGACAGGCCATAAGAGAGCACGAACGGGAGATAGAGCACCTCAAAAAAGAAATGGATAGCATATTCGAGACCATGAGACTTCACAGAACGGGAAAAGAGGAGAAGATGAAGGAACTTCAAGAGACAGAAAGAAGAATGAACGATCTGAAAGAAGAGAAGGAAAAACTGAGAAATCACCTCCATCAAGTTGAACTGGCGCTTCAGGAAAGTAGAATGAAAGTGGCAAACATCCTGGGAGAGTTCTCGGGGAATGAAGAAGAGGTGGAAGAGCTCCCCGACGAAAAGCTGGAGGAGATCCACAGATCCATGAAAGATCTTGAGAACAAGATGAAGTACCTTGGCCCGGTGGACCTCACAGCGATAGAAGAGTACGAAAAGCTTCGGGAAGAGTACGAAGAGATCCTGAAACAAAAAGAGGACCTTGAAGAAGCGAAGAGAAAACTCGAGGGGATCATAGAGAAGACAGACCGTGAAGCCGAAAGCCTTCTCTTCGATGTTTATCAGAAGGTGAACGAGAGTTTCAACAGGTTGATCTCACTTCTATTCTTCGGGGGAGAAGGCAGGATCAACATAGTTTCCGAAGCAAAGAGCATTCTCGACGCAGGGTTTGAGATATCCATAAGAAAACCCGGTCGAAGAGATCAAAAGCTGAACCTTCTCTCTGGCGGAGAAAAGGCACTTGTGGGAATCGCTCTACTTTTTGCGTTGATGGAGATAAAGCCAAGTCCCTTCTACGTGCTCGATGAAGTGGATGCTCCCCTCGATGACTACAACGCTGAGAGATTCAAGATGTTGCTAAAGAAGAATGCCAGGCAAACACAGTTCATCGTGATCACTCACAATAAGATCGTCATGGAGGCAGCGGATCTTCTGCACGGTGTAACCATGGTGAATGGCGTGTCCGCCATCGTGCCTGTGGAGGTAGAGAAAATACTGGAGGTGTGA